CTTCATTTGATAAGCCTTGGAATATCATCAATACAGCTGCTTTAGTGGCGTTAAAAAATGAACAATAGTTTATAAGACTAAAAAAAGACCACAGAAAGAAATCTTCTGTGGTCTTTTGCTCGTAGCAGAAAGATGGTATGATTTGATTAAATAACTTGAATTGGCGGGAAAAATAATATGACCATTATTTTAGAGGAAATGACACGTATAGATTTTGATAACTATCTCTCTTTTGCAATCAAAGACTATGCTAAAGATAAGATTACTGCAGGGACTTGGAATAAAGAAAAAGCAATTCAACTAGCAACAAAAAGTTTTAACGAGCTTTTACCTGATGGAAAGAATACAAAAAACGAATATCTATATTCAATTAAAGACGAATCATTTGATAAAAATGTTGGTTTCTTATGGGTCCATTTAAATAAAACACCTTATGATTCAAGATTTTTCATTTATGACTTTATCATTTTTGAAGAGCATAGAAATATGGGCTATGGTAAACAAACGATTGCACGTCTTAGCGAAAAAGCCAAAGATATAAATGTCTCTCGGATCGACTTGCATGTATTT
The DNA window shown above is from Enterococcus sp. 12C11_DIV0727 and carries:
- a CDS encoding GNAT family N-acetyltransferase, giving the protein MTIILEEMTRIDFDNYLSFAIKDYAKDKITAGTWNKEKAIQLATKSFNELLPDGKNTKNEYLYSIKDESFDKNVGFLWVHLNKTPYDSRFFIYDFIIFEEHRNMGYGKQTIARLSEKAKDINVSRIDLHVFAHNKGAIHLYEKTGFVATDISMSKKIY